The Malus domestica chromosome 08, GDT2T_hap1 genomic interval ATATGGCTAGAAGACGAttgatatgttttttttcttttctttttctagtaTTCATTACTAAAAAAATATACGTGTTATAATTTGGATAGAATGATAACAATATATAACGGTGTTTCAGACACACTAGAAATTTCTCAAAAACTTATGCCCCTAAAAAGTTATTACTATTACTATATAAGTATAATATTAATGAGGGAATAATTgtttatgatatatatatatatagtatatcAAGGTAGCTATCTTAGCTCAATTAATTAGGTTCCAAGAAGAAAGTAAAGATGGGGAGAGCTCCTTGCTGTGACAAAGCCAACGTGAAGAGAGGTCCATGGTCACCTGAAGAAGATGCCAAGCTCAAGTCTTACATCGAGCAACATGGCACCGGCGGTAACTGGATCGCTTTACCCCAAAAGATCGGTAAGCATCTctaccttcttcttcctcttcctcaaatTAGTTAGTGTCCTGGTTACTAtatatcaaattaattaattagaagttaCCGGCTGTATTAATTAGATGAAATTAGGTTTTTACTAATTAAATTCTCTAATGGATAATTAGGGCTTAAGAGGTGTGGGAAGAGCTGCCGGCTTAGATGGTTAAATTATCTCCGCCCAAACATCAGGCATGGAGGGTTTtctgaagaagaagacaacATAATTTGCAGCCTCTACATAAGTATTGGAAGCAGGTAGGCACATATATGAATTTAGTATTGAATCTCaccttttcataaaaaaatacacATCTATATAAATATCACAATATCAATTACATATCGACATGTAAATTAGAGTAATTTATTTCCTAGCTAGGGTAATCAATTTTGTGATTAATTTCACAACTATGGAtgatgtatgtatgtgtatatgtAGGTGGTCTATAATTGCAGCACAACTGCCAGGAAGAACTGATAATGATATAAAGAACTACTGGAACACAAGGCTTAAGAAAAAGCTTCTTGGTAGGCAGCGCAAAGAACATCAGCTGGCTCGTAAATCAGGCCTAGTTAAACAAGACATCATCAAAAGATCAGGCGACGTTGGTGGAAACAGTACTAACTCCCATTCTGCCGTTCCTGCCACAGACGATCAAAACCCTTACTGGCCGGAGCTTCCAGTGCTTGCAGCACCCACAGTACTACCACAACAACAGCAGCAGCCTTCTTTTAATGACCATGCTTCTCTCAGAAAGTTGCTCATCAAGCTTGGAGGGAGGTTTAGTTCAGATATTAATCATAATCATGAGACTAATCAAGTTATCCAAGGTAGGCCCACCAATATTCAACCAACCTATCAAGTTCTTGATGATGATAATAACAGTTCATACGCCGCTGCTGCTGCTACTACTCAGCAAATGGATGAGCACTATTCTGGTAAGAACATGCAAAGTCTCTTAATTCCTCGATGTGGGATTCATGCTCTCAAcaattcttctccttccttaagCAACAGTGATGTTATCAGCCCTCATCAATTTGCACAAACACATTACATAGTGAATACAGATAACATTGATGGACCTGGTAATGGTATAATGAACAACATGTTTCAAGGGCAAGGTGGTGATTATGAGACCGATCAGCTGAAGGAGATGGCGGTGTATAACAACAATGACAACCAACAGAGATTTGATGGGTTGGAGTTCTTCTGCGGCGAAGATATGATGGTTATGAATAATAGCATTACTAGTAGTTATGGAGAAAGTATTGGGTGGGGTGAGATACTGGGATGTCCTCCTGTGGCCTCCTCCTCAGACGACTATCATGACAGCATGGACCGACTGATGCCGGCCACACCCAGCCAAGAATGTGGTTTCGCCAACGACCAGTTGATGAGTGGTTACCCTGGGGAGGCATTATAATGTGATGATCATTGTGTACATTCAATTAATGTAATGTTAAAATTTGGTAGCAATAAGGGGAGGTGGTATTGCTTTGCGCCAAAGAGGGAAACCCTAATAATAAACTCATTAaatgatatgtttttttttcttctatgatTTTCCTGTTAATTTTTGGACTGAATTTCGTCATTAAGGTGGAATTAGCAGAGTCTGAAGCCCTATATATAGCAATACTAGCTACTTGTTCAAATTTGATTCGTTActgtgaagctttttttttttctccgaCTGAAAGAACATGCATGTTTCAGTGTGTTGTTCCTGTTGATTTTAGATGGTGGAGATTAGCATTTCTTCAAGAAATTTACGAATTGGGAAAATGGGTATGTATTATTTTCGCAGCGTGGCCATTAATATTTCATATTTGTATGTGGGTGAAAATGCATGTTCACTGGAAACCAAGATAAAAACAGTTTCTTGGAACAAGTTTCATGAGTTAGCTTTCCAGGATTAAGTAATCAAGATAGTAAGGCTCGAAATTTAATGTCTTCAGttcaggaagagagagagagagagagatgaaactTAAAATTGTGAAAATTAACCAGTTCTGAATGACACACATGCTTTGCAATATGTGTCTTTCAGACTttcataccttttttttttcgacaGACTTTCATACCTTTAATTCATaactttttgtttgatttaaacTTTTAAACTGTGCCGACTTAGTATTACAAATTAGAATGCGCATTCAAACCAAATTTTTATGCTAGCTTTTTGTGAGgctttgtcatttccttactCTTATGGTGTAGATAATGTCATATGTATTAAAAAACTTTTAAACTGTCAGCCTTAttcttatattttatataacAAGTTCTAATTTTCAAGTATTAGATCTGATAAAAAAAGTTTGATGAATAACACTAAAAAGGTATGGTGCTTTTTGTAAGATTATCATGCATGTAtgaatcctctctctctccctctctgaaCGCATAAAACATTTGGTTTAAATGTTGATCTAGATGATGATTCACAGAATATAGATGTGTGAACATatatctgtatatatatatatatatatatatatatatatatatatatatatatatataaattgcaTATTCTGGTTTGAGTTTCTATTTAGTATTTATTAGCTAGTCTGTGGGAAAAATATATACAGAGATATGCATGATTCCCCCAATATATAAGTGCATGCAATACTCAGCCATAACTAGATACACAAAATgaaaatgtatataaatatagcCAACAATGTTGACTGAGATCTAGAGAACAATTCATTATCTTCTTCCGAAAGGTACAGAAAAACAATTCATCTGCTGCTTACATATGAATATATACATCCATAGATAGCTTGGGCAAAGTTTTTGTTATGCTGCTAGCTAGGCAAAGCAATGCCGTTGGTTTTTTTAATAATCTTTTTACTGTGACTATACTGGGATTCGTCCGGTGATGAGAGTGGGTAGGGTATTGAGTAGGAGACTACGAGTAGACTAGAGATACAGGGTTCGAAACCCTTTGTGTAAACAAAAACTTCCACGgaaattgcagaaaacaaaggaaactTCTGAGTGAGCTTTAAATTCCACATAATCTGATATATGTGCATATTTATATATGAGTTACATATAAAAGAGGATGAAATAACAAAGGCTCATATATGACATTGGTCTTTTTTGAGtactttaaattttgaaatgccatgtatCAGTAAGCTGTCGATATCGATTGTTACCTAACAAGCTCCAATGATATATGGTATGCAATAACTATCAATTCATCAGTCGAAACAGTCAATATCAGTAACGGTAGTTTCTTCTAGATCAACAAAGCAGCTGGCAGATGTTAATTAAATGAATAAGTTGCTTAATTTTGGTCTTCGTCAATTAGCTTATTGTTTAACTACCACATTGATTTATTAATTAGTTCCAGCTTAACTATATTCATACCAAAATTTAGAATCGGATTAATTTGAtgatcatttatacaaattctAGGTAGCTAGATATCATGAATAACATGTAGTTTAGCAGTCTTCTCCCTGTAAGACTCAAACCTAGGGTAGGGTTCTTTTGCATGGtcatataaaattaattattattcatCGATGGATCTCATTTCATAAATTAGAATATTTAAGtctcttttttttattgcaAGCGAGAGTTTTAATCTAAACGACACTATAAGGAGATGAGGGAGGATTCGAACCTGGGTGCAttgaaaataatacaaaaaccCTAACCACTAAGGCAGTCGACTACATGCTTAGAATCCTTAAATCTAACACAACATCTATCTAGCTATGCCTAACATAATTGAAATGGCCTTTACTCAGGGTAATGTTATGGAGACCAAAATTTCTAAaccaaacttgtaattaaatcAAAATGATATGGTGGTTGAtcattggattattacttaaacattgattaatgtgcttatttcttattggtgacacattatttggtttgaaaatttggtttaaaaatatgGTCTTCCTAATCGTATTTGTTTACTTATGTAGTCAGCTTATATGTACGTAGCTCTGGCCAGGAAGGTCAAAGAATTACATTCTCACATATATAGACTCAAATTATCTCTTAGGTCTTGGCTGAAAGCTACAAGGGGTAAAAGTTGATTGCAGTTGTAATTTGCAATCTTTGGATTAAAATATTTACTTTCTGTTGACATGCAAATTTTGCAATTAATGTTTGGTACGCCATGTTCACGATTTGTTAGAATTGGTTGACGTATTTTGAAACTGGTGGCAACTGCCTCTACAAGCTAGCGATTTAAAATAGTTGGCCCCATTATCTTGACCAACTCTTAAAttcaaagtttaaaaaaaaaagttcttaaTTAAGTTGATTCCACTAGCATTTTCATATAGTTGCTTAATTATCATGAGCTCAATCATGAAAACTAGGTCAATATTTGAAAGGACATATATCCCACCCAGGGTATGCTAAGAAAGCCAAATTTTAAGACCAAATTTGTTAGACTATATGAAGTGGTTATTGACGATTAGATTATTACATAAGTAGTgatgcttattttctattagttACATATCATatgatttgtaaatttggtgtaaaaatttgatttacctCACATTACCTATCCAAAAAATTACGGTTTTAAAAGGTAACCAATTCATGCATCTATATAATAGGAGTATTACATCATAAAGTATAAAGTAAACAAGGACGGATTACGAGATTTTCTCAAAACTAAAAACtggagatcttaggttcgaaacTCACTGCTGGTGTGGAAGCCAAACTTGTGGCAAgggggaggctgaaatgcctctgtaaGTCTTCCCGGCTTCCGGAATGACTGTATAACTGTAGCTTGCCACCAGTTGTCtctctttaaaaataaatttaaaaaaaaaataaaaagttgctCAACTCATATTATAACATCTAGATAAAATATACTATACAATTGTGTTTCAATAccatataataattttttttataaaaaaattaaatgtaaaATAATGAGCGAttaattagtttattttttagaataatGTAAGCTCATAAGTGGGATATCTAGGTAAAACATATCCCATAAGATATACAGTCTGTCTGGCTTTCAGTATAGTATAGTATATACTGGAATTATAAGCATACATAAAGCGGACATACACAAACTCCAGCAAGCAAATTAAGGAGACATTAACAGTTCTGAGGGCTTATACAATTTTAAAACAATCCCTAATTATTCATCTAATTTCTTTCTGTAAAGTTTAAGGGAATATCCCAAACAAAGAAGAAACAGAACAGAAAAGTCCTCAAAGAAAAACCAACATCTCAAAATTTGACTTCTTGTGGATTGCCATATAAATTCCCGTCAACTTGGTGACGATAATAAACaccacaaaattaattaaacatgTTATATTACGAATATGTGAAAGAAGCATAGAAGTGACAATAGCAAAAGGACGACTTGTGTCACtgccttttaattgtttaatCAATTAAATCAACCCTAATCAACCCCCCACTGGATATTTAAATCTAAACATTGATCCTTAATTCATAATTAATAATCTGCAAGAGATAttataattgattaattttgaaTATTATAGAATGATAATGACACTCACTAACATGAAAATTCTTGCATGTTTGTCGTGCTGTTCAGCTGTTGGACCAAAATAAAGTGGGTTTGTATATAAAAAACAGAAGGGAAATACTAAGAATTCTTTTAAAAGTGGGGTTCTCCATAAACATTCTGTCACTCCATATTTTTAGCACAATCTTTTATATAATATTAACACAATAATTGACGTTAAATTGTAGAGTAgcagaaaattcataaaatgtcTCACATTAAAAGAATCCTCTTAGCATttatgtgaataaaaaaaaaggaatttatTAGAGAATTATATAGGCTAAAACGACTGCAGAGCTATAGCACTGCAGCCTGGATGTCATATTCAAAATTATGTACCATTTACGAGGTGAAGGATTTAGAATTAAGATAGAGCCGCCTAGGGTTGTGTTAATTTGATTGCTTTAGGGTTTCAAAATGGTATAAGGAGAGGATATGATAGTTCTTATAATATACAATTCACTTGTCCGCCTAgggttttgtttattatttttgcttttggattttGGTCTTGGCTTAATGCTTATGCGTTTGatgacagttttttttttttaagggattAATTGGTGTCTTCGTCACAGCAATCTTTCTGTCGAGAAAGCTCATAGAGGTATTTTAGTCTCATCTGTGTCACTATGATGTGATTCATTAGCACCAGGAATCGAACTCAGGATGTGTCATGTGAAATTCGTTTCCCACAATGAACCACCCCATAATAGTTGTGTTTGATGGTTGTTAAATGTTACAAATGTTGAAATATGATGTTAGGTTATATATctttgagtaaattgtagcaatagtccctgaactttaatcaaattggagcaatggtccttcaattaaaaattcattaccattggtccctcaacttatcaaaatgtgtagctataatccttttcatcaatttcttcaaaattttgtcaaaataagttatgttggaataaccatttatataattagggtccctcaacttatcaaagtgtgtaattatggtcattttcgtcaactacgtcaaaatttttgtcaaaacgagttatgttggaatgaccattgctacaattgggttaaagttaagggaccatttctctagttgaattaaaattgagggactaaaggtaatgaatttttagttgatggaccataactgcatgttttgatgagttgaaggaccaatagtaatggatttttagttgaaggactattgctttaattgagttaaagttaagggaccatggCTATAATTGATTCTATATCTTTTATCCACTTCCatacacaagaaaaaaaaaaaaacagaggatCCTCATTAAAAATAACACATGCCTATTGAAGATCTATTCGTCCAATAACATATCATTGAGTGCACTAATTTGATCTCCTTAATATTACTCTTAATATTTCGTATAATTTTATTTGTCTTTCAATTGTACGCACACAAAATTGATTTGTACTAGTAACAGTCGTCTGCCCTTGTATACCGTTGATCTATATTATTGAGTTGGCATTAAGAATTTTGGGGCACCCCAAAAAAGTTATTgtgcaattttatttttcaaaagttagcttaataattttttttgtatatttagATACAAAGATACATTTATAAAGAGTACATAATGAtttttttgaagtgccaatatcCCCTTTCTAATATAATTTTACAtgaattttagaattttataAACCAATTACATAGAGCCCATGGAGGCTAGGGGAACATGGCAACCTCTAGTCTACATGTAGCAATATTTGGGTTTGCTTTTAAAATGTTAAAAACGGCTTCTGGCAATTAAGATACTTCTAACTACGTttgagaaaataaacttgaaaatgTTTGCGGGTAGTAGAAGCAATAACAGGAGAAGCACGTAGCATATGCTTCTTCAGAAAACACTTTGAAGCTTTCATACAAAACTTTCAAACATTTTTCGAATAAAAACTTCTAACAAAAGCGTTTATGGACAAAATTGTTTCCCTCCTAAAACAAGCTGTGTGCCTCAGAATAAGGCCCATAATAATATTTTAGATAAGGCCCAGTATATTTGTGTTAAGCCCAATTTTGGTTAAGAACATTGGGAAATTGGAATCCCCAAACTTGTCATCAGCTGATGAACCCTAGAAAATGAGGAGAAAACTCAGGAGATAAAACAGGACCAACCAGACACCATCAATGGCGATTCCGGCGTCCATTCTGTCGCCGCCGTCCGCAACCCCCAAATTTTCGGTaccactctctcactctcccaAATTCCCGATTACTTAAAAATGTGAAATTTACAGGTTTTCGATGAATTAATTATGATTGATTCCAATTTTCCTTGTTTATTTCAGATTAATCTCTTTAAGCAGAACCAATTTCGATTTCGAACCAGCTTCGGGCCAAGTCGTGTAAAAGCAGTTTCATCCACGGCACAATTTGGAGAACCCAACAAAGAAAATAAGCAGAAGCTGCAAATCAAAAGCACTTTTGTGAAGGAGAAGCTGTGGGAAGCCGTACCTGCCCCGGTGAAGGAGCTCCCATGGAGAAAAGCAGCAGATACAGCACTGGAGCAGCTGCTTCTGCTTGGGAAAAAAGCACTCATATGGTCATTTGTTACTTTAGGCACCCTCAGCTTCTTATCAGACATCATATTTTCCATCTCCAGAAACTATGAATTGGTGATACCATTTGGTCTCTTTGTTGGGTGCTTCTTAACTGATGTTTTGAAGGAGACATTGCAGCAAGTGCTTCCCAGGTCGGAGGCGAATGCCAATGAGATTGAAAAGCACTTACTTTGTATAAGCTGCTTTTTTGCTGCTGTTAAGTTCGTCTCTGCTGGTCTCCCAATGCAGGCACGGGTGTCTCTTCTGCACGTTGCAAATGGCGGGTTCCTGCAAGTTTTATGGCTGTGGAGAGGTTTGTTCAAGGAAAGAGAAGATGATGGTGTCGATGATTCCAATTCTTCATTGGTCATGGATGTGAAATCTTAATACGACTCAATGTCTGTTTAGCGTTTTTCAGTTACGTTTTTGGTTAAACGTTTGTAACCAGTTTTATTTGTCCATACTTTACCAGTTTTGATCCGCGTCGTTTGCAGAAACTGATCCGTTTTCGTGGTCGTATGAGTTGAATATCTATGCAATTCAAAATGTGCTTGGAGAATGAAATAATCGAACTTTGCATCAACATATCGTAAAACTTTTCAACTGTTTTTGATACATTTAGTTTAAGATACAAACAATATACACAACTATTTGCTTTGCTCAAATCACAAGTGTACAAAAAATAGTGTTGCTTTGCTTTGGGATTTTTCCCCACTCAAAACTGTATAAATTGGGAAGTCCagtaaacaaaattaaagaagGCCTATGGAGCTCGGAATTTTGTAAAATGTTTGCTTGTATGTATCAGTATCTGTACAACGCTTCCGATGGTATTTCTGGCCAAGAAGAGAACCTGCTTCTTAAGATGCAAGAATCTCGTTCCAGCCGGCACCATAAACTTGAACTTGCATAAAAAACAAGTCAATTACGTCCTAGAAGAAAGCTCATTTTAGATCTGCCTCACCGTCGAAGGTGACATTCCATGACGGATTAGTTTGGCTGGGTTCCTCCCCTGAAAAGAGAAAAGCACAAAGAACCAAGCGATTACATCACTGATGCCGCGCACAGGAACAGGAACCCTCGTGAGTACTGGATGAATCAAACCTGGTGGCTTGACATTCTCTGGATCCGGAATGATGGCGCCCACATGGCGAGTTGAGCATCCAAAACTGCACGAGTCATCAGGAGTTAATGGGGACTGGCAGTAAGCTGTATGCAGCTGTTGATAAACCTCTTCCATCCTCCCCGCTTCCTCATCCTTCTGGTCCATATCAATAAGAATCTGCAAACAATCCCCTCATCaagttttggagatagagagGCATGGTCTCAAATACCACATACATGCACACGCACGTGCACGTGCGCAAATACAGTTCTTTTTCAATCACTACCTCTGCAACTTGGTTCTTGAACAATGGATGAAACTGCTGTCGACAGTACTCGTTAAACAAAATAGTGAAGATAAGCAGTGGAATAGTGAAACCTGATGCAATTGGTGATTTTCTTAATCCAAAGACACCGAGGGCAATTATTTGCATGATAACCAATGAAATTATGACTGTATTGTGAATCATAGGCCAGTACTGTCCCCCACTTTCGTATTCTGCTATATACACATTAAGAATCTGAAATAGGCATCGTAAAGTTTAGCAACAGATTAATTATTCGAATgccccccaaaaaaaagaaaaaagaaagaaaaaaatgagagaggaaCTTACCTACAACGGGGATACTACAGTGGGATCCCCGTTGCAGGGTAGTTCTTCTCCCCGAAAGATACCTAACAAAATAAGGAACAATAGATAGGAGGAGTCCTCACCTGGTTTCGATATATAAAGTAAGCAAGTACAAAGTAAACCAACAAGAATGGCAATATTAGGGGAACCAAGATAGAACAGGTGAAGCCGATGAACCCAAACAGCAGGACTCTAGGAATTTCTGTATGATATGGAAATGACAGTGAGTCATTATACCGTCCTTTCCGTAATATGAACCGTCGGAAATAGTTGCAGAGAAGAGGATAAATTTGCATGAGTTCACATGCCAAGCTTGCCCAACCAGATGATAAAACATAAGTCATGAAGAACTTAGCCTGAAAATTCAAGATCACAACcataaataaaaatcaataataaAGCTTTCAGCTTTCATAAGCATCACATTACTGATGTAATGTCTCGAAAGTCGAAACAATTATCACTCACAAAACTCTAAGTCACTATGTTAACCATTATGACCATCTGGAATTCGAACTAAAAATGAGTAGACAATTTCTAATGGACAATTTAATATCTATGAGTACTAGTAGTGGACTTGACCCATCTCAAATGCAAAGTAACCCGTTTCAAACATGACAAGGAAAAACAGTGGTCACACGTAAGTGATGTAACAGTCCAAATGGACTAGCATAACTGGAACACAATTATTGATCTTCTAAACATATTTAAAGATCAAGGGCATATCACCTGTGCTGGAATCGCGTTGGCAAGTTGCGCAGGTATGTCTTTCACACTAGAAAATACACTCAATTGGCTGATAACAGAGCCGGTAAAAACATTAACAAAAAAGACATTCCAGATTGTGAAGTATAAGACTTTGAAGCATGCACTCTTTTTCCTCTGACTGCGAGAGATCCACCCCTCCACTGTTGAAAACAGCATCATGACAGGTGGAACGATGTAAAAAGCCACAATTAAAACCACACTTGGCAGGTACCCCGTTATCACCTGGCTTACATAGTTCCTGCATATGCGCATAAGTAATCATGAAAATGAGTCAAAGCCATTGCAAAACTTTATCCCCGTACACTCAGAAAGTCCATGTTTATTATCCATCATACACagcataacaaaaaaattaaggtAACAAGGAGACTGTGTCTGTCAATTGACTTACTTTTTGAGCAATCCTTTCAAAGCTGGAAACTTTTTTTCTAGGCTTTTTAGTGCAGTCATGCCCTGAACAAATGTGACAGGAATAAGAAACACAAGCATAAAGGCAATAGTAGCCAGAAGCGTAGCTAACTTCCGGATCCACAGTTGTCCATATGGTATCCAAAGGTTTGACCAATACACATCATTTGGTTCCGGGGCCATATCTGTCACCCAATGCATGGGATTTGAAGAATGAAGAACCTTTGATGTAACAAGAGCAGCACAGCGAGTCTTGAAAAAGACAAAAGCAGCAGCACACACCTGTATGTAAGACCAAATACATTTTAGGCTATAATATCGAAATTTCCACAAAAGTTCACTCACTCATAGACATCAACTTATATCTAAATGATGGCAACAAAGTCAAAGTAACAGAACCACAAAACAAAAATGTCACTCATTACAGGAAGAGACTACTCAAGATTCATGTCTTTGACACTGCCATGTGGGATTTTTTGTTTACGAGCTAGTACTCTGCAGATTGAGGTTCATAATTTCCTACAGATAAATGGGCTGATTATGGGAAGAATGGATGGACATGTGTACTTGTGTGCatgtatgtttttattttaaaatatacaTATTAACTAAcataaatacatacatacacacagatATAAATATTACTTAACCATTCAACAACTTTTATTTCTACTTTTCTTTTATTCAAACTATAGTAACTAAATAAGGAAACATCCAAtataaaactgaaaactgaaaaaaaataatccaaaataaaaactaaaggaGCCTAAACAAGTTAATCACGCCAAACACAATTCTATTCCAAACATTTCAAGTCCAACTTTCGGCTTAAGGTTTTATAACCACCACAATAATACTTGACCAACTGTCTAACAAAACCTGGAGGCAACTGAAGCAAGAATACATGACGATACTAGGAACACTTAGGTAAAATTTGGCTCAAAGGGGTTATGTGtaagtgaattaaaacctcaaGGGATGTTAGTGTAATGTCTCAAACATGAGGGGGTTTTGTGAAAACTCGATAAACGTCAGGGGGCTTTAGTGTAATTAACCCCTGCTTACAAAATTTTCAAGAACTCCATTGTCGGAAAACCATTCTAAAAGAACCAAATCAGATTCGAAAGATTAAAGCCATTCATATCACTAGTTGTGTGTGAATACGTGATGAAAACCAGAGCTAATTAAATTAACTGGGGCCACAGCTTGCATGACCTTTTTTCTTCCACCCAAACTATTGTCGATAAGGGATGACTTCCCCTTAACACTCTCTGAATCGTTCGCGAGTATCTTAAAAGAATCAGTAGCTCCTCCAGACATACCACAATGAAATAGATCTGGTCTATGACTCTGTTCCACAGAAACATCCTTAAGAATCTTGCACATCTTCCCTGCATCGGTCTGCAAAGTTTGATATATCAATAAGTTGcattaaaaaatatatgggaCATAATTGAACAGATGCATATGAGTGGAGGAAAAACGCAGTGATCCTATATTCAATTCTTAAAGAAACCCATCACATAGTTTATATGGCTATCTTAAACCACATATTGGTCTAAGTGCAGCTCATGCTAACAGTTATGACAATATAAGCCAATGATAAAACAATGTGATTGCTCAGGAAACAGCTGAAATAATTCAAGCCACATACATACCATCAGTTTCTGAACTTTACCAGATCGATACACCATTTGGTGTGACAAGTAGCTTGATGCATGATATTTTGTGAAGAATTTTCTTACTGAATCACTATATGATTCTTCCGATGACCATGGAATAGCACGAACAACAATTGTAAAATGACTTGGATTTGAAGAAGATCCAATAATATATGCCAGCCTCAGTCTAGTGACGTGATTATATTCCTACAGAAGatccacaacaaaaacacaaaacgaATGTCTTCGGATGTTTATAGTTGTATgaactaaatgcaaagatcaaGAACTTTTTACAATATATACAATATTGTACAAGAGGAGATGGGTTTTAAATCCTTACAAAGTATAGGAGAATACAAGCTGAAGTAGTGATAATGTACAATGCGAGACAATGGGTCCAAAGCCTGACATGAATTAAAACAGAAAGCAAATGACCAGTTAGAAACTAGTTTCCTGGTGTATATAACGAGAAAAAGTTAAATCAATATTGAAACTTCATAAAGATTGagaaaaaaacagaagaaaaggCGGATTAACAGGACTTGCTCTGCACTTTCATAAAAGATACAATTTTTAAGAAAGTGTTTTAATAATCAAGAATATATGTCTCATACCACTTTGAACCTTCTTGAACGTTCAAGATGGTAAAGACTTCCAAGGATTCATCATGGATTCCCGGGTGATCCTTCGTTTGCCCATGATAATTCACCGGAAGCACTATAAAGACGCAGATGACAGC includes:
- the LOC103441021 gene encoding CSC1-like protein RXW8 isoform X4 codes for the protein MNLAALLTSAGINIAVCVVLFLLYSILRKQPSNVNVYFGRMLTISKRRSDPFNLERFVPSASWLVKAWRTKEEDFLTVGGLDSVVFIRMLIFRLWTHCLALYIITTSACILLYFEYNHVTRLRLAYIIGSSSNPSHFTIVVRAIPWSSEESYSDSVRKFFTKYHASSYLSHQMVYRSGKVQKLMTDAGKMCKILKDVSVEQSHRPDLFHCGMSGGATDSFKILANDSESVKGKSSLIDNSLGGRKKVCAAAFVFFKTRCAALVTSKVLHSSNPMHWVTDMAPEPNDVYWSNLWIPYGQLWIRKLATLLATIAFMLVFLIPVTFVQGMTALKSLEKKFPALKGLLKKNYVSQVITGYLPSVVLIVAFYIVPPVMMLFSTVEGWISRSQRKKSACFKVLYFTIWNVFFVNVFTGSVISQLSVFSSVKDIPAQLANAIPAQAKFFMTYVLSSGWASLACELMQIYPLLCNYFRRFILRKGRYNDSLSFPYHTEIPRVLLFGFIGFTCSILVPLILPFLLVYFVLAYFIYRNQILNVYIAEYESGGQYWPMIHNTVIISLVIMQIIALGVFGLRKSPIASGFTIPLLIFTILFNEYCRQQFHPLFKNQVAEILIDMDQKDEEAGRMEEVYQQLHTAYCQSPLTPDDSCSFGCSTRHVGAIIPDPENVKPPGLIHPVLTRVPVPVRGISDVIAWFFVLFSFQGRNPAKLIRHGMSPSTVRQI
- the LOC103441021 gene encoding CSC1-like protein RXW8 isoform X3, with amino-acid sequence MLTISKRRSDPFNLERFVPSASWLVKAWRTKEEDFLTVGGLDSVVFIRMLIFSLRIFSIAAVICVFIVLPVNYHGQTKDHPGIHDESLEVFTILNVQEGSKWLWTHCLALYIITTSACILLYFEYNHVTRLRLAYIIGSSSNPSHFTIVVRAIPWSSEESYSDSVRKFFTKYHASSYLSHQMVYRSGKVQKLMTDAGKMCKILKDVSVEQSHRPDLFHCGMSGGATDSFKILANDSESVKGKSSLIDNSLGGRKKVCAAAFVFFKTRCAALVTSKVLHSSNPMHWVTDMAPEPNDVYWSNLWIPYGQLWIRKLATLLATIAFMLVFLIPVTFVQGMTALKSLEKKFPALKGLLKKNYVSQVITGYLPSVVLIVAFYIVPPVMMLFSTVEGWISRSQRKKSACFKVLYFTIWNVFFVNVFTGSVISQLSVFSSVKDIPAQLANAIPAQAKFFMTYVLSSGWASLACELMQIYPLLCNYFRRFILRKGRYNDSLSFPYHTEIPRVLLFGFIGFTCSILVPLILPFLLVYFVLAYFIYRNQILNVYIAEYESGGQYWPMIHNTVIISLVIMQIIALGVFGLRKSPIASGFTIPLLIFTILFNEYCRQQFHPLFKNQVAEILIDMDQKDEEAGRMEEVYQQLHTAYCQSPLTPDDSCSFGCSTRHVGAIIPDPENVKPPGLIHPVLTRVPVPVRGISDVIAWFFVLFSFQGRNPAKLIRHGMSPSTVRQI